A region of Aquarana catesbeiana isolate 2022-GZ linkage group LG08, ASM4218655v1, whole genome shotgun sequence DNA encodes the following proteins:
- the FOXI2 gene encoding forkhead box protein I2, producing the protein MNVYGQHSSLHHPEYPYHPDKALCNDNFNLYPPQRLYQSHKTGFPTPACVGISDFPAPNRSPYWWLNGFSASPSPYPNEGGSPGYGGSQAQVVAPRRYGPSPSGMPWRPFPSQEELFKMMRPPYSYSVLIAMAIESSPTKKLTLRQIYTYVSDNFPYYRKNKSGWQNSIRHNLSLNDCFKKVARENHDEPGKGCFWTLDPNIDKMFDNGTLRRKKKRKKCDETAGHVTELSVKLDSKNGSQSQWSDGLKEDQDNKVKSSPESSPPLDTSPCLISFTCAMMGSQPAVKISGDSSPSKYYFAGLTPCSVGNDSVQIEEANFLPHCLSNQSEQPVLFSGGLSQHWSHVV; encoded by the exons ATGAACGTGTATGGGCAGCACTCCTCTCTCCACCATCCAGAATACCCCTATCACCCGGACAAGGCACTCTGCAATGATAACTTCAACCTCTATCCTCCGCAGAGACTCTACCAGTCCCACAAGACTGGATTCCCCACGCCGGCATGTGTTGGCATCAGTGACTTTCCAGCTCCAAATCGCAGCCCATACTGGTGGCTGAACGGGTTCAGTGCCAGCCCCTCTCCTTACCCGAATGAAGGGGGATCCCCTGGCTATGGGGGCAGCCAAGCTCAGGTGGTAGCTCCTCGTAGGTATGGTCCATCACCATCAGGGATGCCATGGCGGCCTTTCCCCTCCCAGGAGGAGCTCTTTAAGATGATGAGACCACCCTACTCCTACTCTGTCCTGATCGCCATGGCCATCGAGAGCAGTCCCACCAAGAAGCTCACCCTCCGCCAGATCTACACCTATGTGAGTGATAACTTCCCCTACTACAGGAAGAACAAAAGTggctggcagaactccatcagacACAACTTGTCCCTCAATGACTGCTTCAAGAAGGTGGCCAGGGAAAACCATGATGAgccag GGAAGGGCTGTTTCTGGACACTGGATCCAAACATTGATAAGATGTTCGATAATGGAACCCTCAGgcggaagaagaagagaaagaagtgtGATGAAACTGCTGGTCACGTGACAGAACTCTCTGTAAAGTTGGACAGCAAGAATGGTTCACAATCCCAGTGGTCAGATGGCCTCAAGGAAGATCAAGACAACAAGGTCAAATCTTCTCCTGAGTCCTCCCCACCTTTGGACACAAGCCCATGTCTCATCAGCTTCACATGTGCCATGATGGGCAGTCAACCCGCTGTGAAGATCTCTGGGGATAGCTCACCCTCCAAGTACTATTTTGCTGGACTAACCCCTTGCTCAGTTGGTAATGACTCAGTACAAATTGAAGAAGCTAACTTCCTACCTCACTGTTTATCCAACCAGTCGGAACAGCCTGTGCTCTTCTCTGGCGGTCTCTCTCAACACTGGTCCCATGTTGTATAA